A genome region from Methanococcoides burtonii DSM 6242 includes the following:
- a CDS encoding DUF2178 domain-containing protein, which produces MTVDIFEYIPLIIGMEIGSLIALIYIIRRKKSGEPEHDERTEKVTGKAARSTIIVLMLVLLTILGGDLLSLIKLEAIEMLAIIIPILLISMVGFVSYYNSKEL; this is translated from the coding sequence ATGACAGTGGATATATTCGAGTATATACCGTTAATTATCGGAATGGAAATAGGGTCGTTAATTGCTCTTATTTATATCATAAGGCGTAAGAAAAGCGGAGAACCTGAACACGATGAACGGACGGAAAAAGTTACAGGAAAAGCCGCAAGAAGTACCATTATTGTTTTGATGCTTGTACTTCTTACAATTCTCGGAGGTGACCTCCTGAGTTTGATTAAACTGGAAGCAATTGAAATGCTGGCAATCATTATCCCAATTTTATTGATTTCTATGGTAGGATTTGTAAGCTACTACAATTCAAAGGAATTATAA
- a CDS encoding ABC transporter ATP-binding protein translates to MIYIFPVIAGKDVRKEFGEFTAVDSVAFSVNEGELFGFLGPNGAGKTTTMRLIQCISPMTSGTLEVFGMDVNSHQREIKFKMGVVPQENNLDPDFTVYENLFVFSRYFDIPEDEAKKRVEELLKFVHLEEKRDTMTESLSGGMKRRLVLARSLINKPRLLILDEPTVGLDPQSRHLMWDKLKGLKKQGVTIVLTTHYLEEASQLCDRLVIMDNGKILVEGSPTDLIQKYIGSAIVETENDPAILSCLEGHKATYEVLGDNVQIYTDNLQETTDHILSECKLKSVTARAATLEDVFLKLTGRKLRE, encoded by the coding sequence GTGATATACATTTTTCCAGTTATTGCAGGCAAGGACGTCAGGAAAGAATTTGGCGAGTTCACGGCTGTAGACAGCGTTGCTTTTTCTGTAAATGAAGGGGAACTTTTCGGCTTTTTAGGACCTAATGGTGCGGGCAAGACAACTACCATGCGTCTGATACAGTGTATTTCCCCAATGACATCGGGCACGCTGGAAGTTTTTGGAATGGATGTGAATTCTCATCAGCGGGAGATCAAGTTCAAGATGGGTGTTGTTCCTCAGGAGAATAATCTGGACCCTGATTTTACGGTCTATGAGAACCTCTTTGTTTTTTCGCGTTATTTCGATATTCCTGAGGATGAAGCTAAAAAAAGAGTTGAAGAACTTCTTAAGTTTGTGCATCTGGAAGAAAAACGCGATACTATGACCGAATCGCTTTCAGGTGGTATGAAAAGGCGTCTTGTACTTGCAAGATCCCTGATAAACAAACCAAGGTTACTGATACTTGATGAGCCAACCGTGGGGCTTGACCCCCAGTCAAGGCATCTTATGTGGGACAAGCTCAAAGGTCTCAAAAAGCAGGGTGTCACGATCGTGCTCACAACACATTATCTTGAAGAGGCTTCTCAATTATGTGACAGGCTTGTTATAATGGATAATGGGAAGATACTCGTTGAAGGCAGCCCCACAGATCTTATCCAGAAATACATTGGTTCTGCAATAGTCGAGACCGAGAACGATCCTGCTATTCTCTCATGCCTTGAAGGACATAAGGCAACCTATGAGGTGCTTGGGGATAATGTTCAGATATATACTGATAACCTGCAGGAAACGACCGATCATATTCTGTCGGAGTGCAAGTTGAAAAGTGTCACTGCACGTGCAGCGACACTTGAAGATGTTTTCCTGAAACTTACCGGAAGGAAGCTCAGGGAGTGA
- a CDS encoding transglutaminase-like domain-containing protein — translation MDWKHSEVQKLAKELALGSDEPVEITKRCFEWVRDNIYHSHDHCLNPITLKASEVLEAGTGYCYAKSHLLAALLRANSIPAGLYYQRLSRDNNGEPFCLHDLNAIYLPDISWYRIDARGNKKSVNAQYVPPDEMLAYEIKVEGEADLPEIWPDSLPVIVDLLTKYDNYEDVWENLSDIPLIEQQNEDK, via the coding sequence ATTGACTGGAAACATTCGGAAGTTCAAAAGCTTGCAAAGGAGCTTGCATTGGGATCAGATGAACCTGTTGAGATCACAAAACGGTGTTTTGAATGGGTAAGGGATAATATCTATCACAGTCACGATCATTGTCTGAACCCTATCACCCTGAAAGCTTCCGAGGTACTGGAAGCAGGAACCGGTTATTGTTATGCTAAAAGTCACCTTCTGGCAGCTTTGCTTAGGGCAAATAGCATTCCCGCCGGATTGTACTATCAACGTCTTAGCAGGGATAATAACGGAGAACCATTTTGCCTTCATGACCTGAATGCTATCTATCTGCCGGACATCAGTTGGTATCGTATCGATGCAAGAGGAAACAAAAAAAGTGTGAATGCACAATATGTTCCACCTGATGAAATGCTCGCCTATGAGATAAAAGTAGAAGGTGAAGCCGACCTGCCGGAGATATGGCCAGATTCATTACCTGTCATAGTCGACCTTCTGACAAAATATGATAACTATGAAGATGTCTGGGAAAATCTGTCAGATATTCCATTGATAGAACAACAAAATGAAGATAAATGA
- the ribB gene encoding 3,4-dihydroxy-2-butanone-4-phosphate synthase — MSDPMTNENYTDNIKKAIKAAQNGEMFFIYDSDSREGETDFVITASSVTPDDVRWMRRDGGGLICVAIDSENSKKLGLPFISDVLRDEAKANPALGNTVEKGGDLAYDTRSSFSIWVNHRKTRTGIPDNDRALTINELSNITEKCMKGEDVIFGSEFRTPGHVALLRAADHLVHDRKGQTELSIAIAKMADVTPAMVVCEMLDDSNGRALSKKDAKEYAELHGLVFLEGQEIVDAYEQWEQA, encoded by the coding sequence GTGAGTGATCCTATGACAAATGAAAATTACACTGATAATATCAAAAAGGCGATAAAGGCCGCACAGAACGGGGAAATGTTCTTTATTTACGATTCAGATAGCAGAGAGGGTGAAACTGATTTTGTAATTACTGCTTCTTCTGTAACTCCTGATGATGTGCGCTGGATGCGCAGGGATGGCGGCGGACTTATTTGTGTGGCTATCGATAGTGAAAATTCAAAAAAGCTCGGCCTTCCCTTTATATCCGATGTTCTTCGTGATGAAGCAAAGGCTAATCCTGCTCTTGGAAACACTGTTGAGAAAGGCGGAGATCTTGCATATGACACCCGTTCTTCATTTTCCATCTGGGTGAACCACAGGAAAACACGCACAGGCATTCCTGACAATGACAGGGCTCTGACCATAAACGAACTGTCAAATATCACTGAAAAGTGCATGAAAGGCGAAGATGTAATCTTTGGTTCTGAGTTCAGGACACCCGGTCATGTTGCTCTTTTGCGTGCGGCTGACCATCTGGTACATGACCGCAAAGGCCAGACCGAGCTTTCCATTGCAATCGCAAAGATGGCAGATGTAACTCCTGCAATGGTGGTTTGTGAGATGCTGGACGATTCCAACGGCAGAGCATTGTCAAAAAAAGATGCAAAAGAGTATGCTGAACTGCATGGCCTCGTCTTCCTCGAAGGCCAGGAGATAGTTGATGCATACGAGCAGTGGGAGCAAGCTTAA
- a CDS encoding ion transporter, translating into MMNRWNRDSENRSECEGWRSYMYKYIFEANTPIGKYFDITLILTIILSVIVVMLDSVHSISSIHHQKLYMAEIIFTILFTIEYLLRMICVKSKVRYATSFFGIIDLLAIIPTYLSFFFPGSQYLLIIRVFRLLRIFRVLKLVQYLTEADMLVQALKDSSKKITVFTFTVLNLVLILGSLMYVIEGEQNGFTSIPRSVFWAITTLTTVGYGDLVPVTPLGQAMASVVMLLGYSIIAVPTGIITHSIINTSMAARPIMISEKTKDVALNIACHNCGLQGHDIDAYFCKNCGAKL; encoded by the coding sequence ATGATGAACAGATGGAACAGGGATTCGGAAAATCGTTCCGAATGTGAGGGATGGCGTTCATACATGTACAAATACATCTTTGAAGCTAACACTCCTATCGGCAAATATTTTGACATAACCCTTATACTGACGATCATTCTGAGCGTTATCGTCGTTATGCTGGACAGTGTCCATTCAATTAGCTCGATCCATCATCAAAAGCTCTACATGGCGGAAATTATCTTCACCATCCTATTTACAATTGAATATTTACTGAGGATGATATGCGTAAAGAGCAAAGTCCGATATGCAACCAGCTTCTTCGGGATAATCGACCTTCTGGCCATCATACCAACCTATCTTAGCTTCTTTTTCCCAGGAAGCCAATACCTGTTAATAATCAGAGTATTTCGTTTGCTCAGGATATTCAGAGTGCTTAAACTTGTTCAATACCTCACAGAGGCCGATATGCTGGTACAGGCTCTTAAAGACAGCAGCAAAAAGATAACCGTTTTTACATTCACTGTCCTGAACCTTGTACTAATATTAGGTTCTCTGATGTATGTCATTGAAGGGGAGCAAAATGGATTTACCAGTATCCCACGAAGTGTCTTCTGGGCTATAACAACACTGACAACTGTGGGATACGGTGACCTCGTGCCTGTTACGCCACTAGGACAGGCGATGGCATCCGTTGTTATGTTACTCGGTTATTCCATAATCGCGGTTCCTACTGGCATCATTACTCATTCTATTATAAACACCAGCATGGCAGCCAGACCTATTATGATATCTGAAAAAACAAAGGACGTTGCCCTTAACATCGCCTGCCACAATTGCGGATTACAGGGCCATGATATTGATGCTTATTTTTGCAAAAATTGCGGCGCAAAACTATAA
- a CDS encoding winged helix-turn-helix domain-containing protein/riboflavin kinase, with protein MHRINALKHLALLGALKKPVKISSSEFTRYTSTGSKTAARILKQLEEEGSIDRLIIPEGQMISITEKGHKWLESEFSDYKHIFCGDEDKVELYGNVITGLGEGQYYIAQDGYGSQFEEKLGFKPYPGTLNVRLTSHSADILKRKSQKNIIPISGFTDGQRTFGGCNCYFVEVEGVRGAVVTPERSHYPHDLLEIISPVHLRKTLELNDGDEVKIMIEDRSACE; from the coding sequence ATGCATCGTATCAATGCTTTGAAACATCTGGCTCTTCTGGGCGCACTTAAGAAACCTGTGAAGATATCATCAAGCGAGTTCACCAGATACACCTCCACAGGTTCCAAAACAGCCGCAAGGATACTAAAGCAGCTTGAGGAAGAGGGATCTATCGATCGTCTGATCATTCCTGAAGGCCAGATGATATCCATTACGGAAAAGGGTCATAAATGGCTTGAAAGTGAGTTCAGTGATTATAAGCACATCTTTTGTGGCGATGAAGATAAAGTTGAGCTCTATGGTAATGTGATTACGGGTCTTGGGGAAGGGCAGTATTACATTGCTCAGGATGGATACGGATCCCAGTTCGAAGAGAAATTGGGTTTTAAGCCTTATCCGGGTACTCTTAATGTCAGGCTTACCAGTCACAGTGCAGACATACTGAAAAGGAAAAGCCAGAAAAATATAATTCCAATATCCGGTTTTACTGATGGTCAGCGTACTTTTGGAGGCTGTAATTGTTATTTTGTGGAGGTAGAAGGAGTGAGGGGAGCAGTTGTTACTCCTGAACGTAGCCATTACCCCCACGATCTGCTGGAGATAATATCCCCTGTTCATCTTCGTAAGACCTTGGAACTGAATGATGGGGATGAAGTGAAGATTATGATCGAAGACCGCAGTGCATGTGAGTGA
- a CDS encoding ABC transporter permease: MDLGMYFKPPQITSGAFKVWRRNKDVFMKNAKLNLLPPFVEPLLYLFAMGFGLGMFIEEIDGVPYAKFIAPALISVSVMYGAFFECSYGSYVRMYYQKTFDAIIATPLSIEDVIIGELLWGATRSTISATLMIPVIALFGLLTFPHSLLIIPFAFLAGLLFACLGMCIAAVTPNIMSINYPIMLFITPMFLFSGTFFPLNVLPEIVQYIALAILPLTHVVMIIRALTFGTPGLELLFNLAWIVGVCAIGFVVSVNMMKKRLVV; the protein is encoded by the coding sequence ATGGATTTAGGTATGTATTTCAAGCCACCGCAAATTACATCGGGAGCATTCAAGGTCTGGCGACGAAATAAAGATGTTTTCATGAAGAATGCTAAATTAAATCTCCTGCCACCATTCGTCGAGCCTTTGCTCTACCTTTTTGCGATGGGTTTCGGATTAGGTATGTTCATCGAGGAGATAGACGGTGTACCCTATGCAAAGTTCATAGCTCCGGCATTGATCTCGGTCTCTGTGATGTATGGTGCTTTTTTCGAGTGCAGCTACGGTTCCTATGTGAGAATGTATTACCAGAAGACCTTCGATGCCATCATTGCAACTCCTTTGAGCATTGAGGATGTCATAATCGGAGAACTTCTCTGGGGTGCTACCCGAAGCACAATAAGTGCCACACTGATGATCCCGGTCATTGCTCTTTTCGGACTTCTAACTTTTCCGCATTCACTGTTGATAATCCCATTCGCTTTCCTTGCAGGCCTGCTTTTTGCATGTCTTGGAATGTGTATTGCAGCGGTTACCCCGAATATAATGTCCATCAATTACCCGATAATGCTTTTCATTACACCGATGTTCCTCTTTAGCGGAACGTTCTTCCCTCTGAACGTACTGCCTGAGATCGTCCAGTACATCGCACTGGCAATATTGCCACTGACACATGTCGTGATGATAATAAGGGCACTGACCTTCGGAACACCGGGATTGGAACTGCTTTTCAATCTTGCATGGATAGTTGGAGTTTGTGCAATAGGGTTTGTTGTTTCGGTCAATATGATGAAGAAAAGACTGGTAGTCTGA
- a CDS encoding CBS domain-containing protein, whose amino-acid sequence MQNSFKIGTIIGIPIKIHITFLLVLPVFAFIFASNPAPFGFSDQPVFLGYLLALVTTLLLFVCVVLHELGHSYLAQKYGVKITDITLFLIGGVSSMEEVPRDPSQEAKMAFAGPLVSFIIGTSLLLINFVLADTFATFGENVVSRIIQMLGYINIVLGMFNLLPAFPMDGGRILRAWFARKMNYVQATHTAASVGKMFAFLLGFLGLVSNPWNPWLIFIAIFVYMGASGEDRSTAVTMTLEKIPVKDVMSKDVIFVEPSMTIDELTQFMFEKKHMGYPVMERNTLKGIITFTDVRRVMSLERYSVLVSDAMTHDVVTIPLEANAADAFKLMSFNKIGRVLVIDEGGSVTGILSRTDLMHTMTLLNE is encoded by the coding sequence ATGCAAAATTCTTTCAAAATTGGAACTATTATTGGTATTCCTATCAAAATCCACATCACATTTCTATTGGTACTGCCGGTTTTTGCATTTATATTTGCGTCAAATCCTGCACCTTTTGGTTTTAGTGATCAACCGGTATTTTTAGGATACTTGCTTGCATTAGTGACAACACTTCTTCTTTTTGTATGTGTGGTCCTTCATGAGTTGGGGCATTCCTATCTGGCACAAAAATATGGTGTTAAGATAACAGATATCACTTTGTTTCTGATAGGTGGTGTCTCTTCAATGGAAGAGGTCCCAAGGGATCCTTCCCAGGAAGCAAAAATGGCGTTTGCAGGTCCTCTTGTGAGTTTTATTATAGGTACATCACTGCTGCTGATCAATTTTGTTCTGGCTGATACATTCGCTACATTTGGAGAGAATGTTGTTTCCAGGATCATACAAATGCTCGGCTATATTAACATAGTTCTTGGTATGTTCAATCTGCTACCGGCATTTCCAATGGATGGAGGTCGTATTCTTCGGGCATGGTTTGCAAGAAAGATGAACTATGTACAGGCAACTCACACAGCTGCATCTGTAGGTAAAATGTTTGCTTTCCTTCTTGGTTTTCTGGGCCTGGTATCAAATCCCTGGAACCCCTGGCTTATATTTATTGCAATATTTGTTTATATGGGTGCATCCGGAGAAGACAGGTCGACAGCTGTTACGATGACACTTGAAAAGATACCTGTTAAGGACGTTATGTCAAAAGATGTTATTTTTGTCGAACCTTCCATGACAATTGATGAACTTACACAATTCATGTTCGAAAAAAAACACATGGGCTATCCGGTGATGGAACGTAATACTTTAAAAGGTATTATAACGTTTACAGATGTACGCAGGGTAATGTCTCTGGAACGCTACAGTGTGCTGGTATCTGATGCAATGACACATGATGTTGTAACGATTCCATTAGAGGCAAATGCTGCCGATGCTTTCAAGCTGATGAGTTTTAATAAAATCGGCAGGGTATTGGTGATAGATGAAGGTGGTTCTGTGACAGGAATTTTATCCAGGACCGATCTGATGCATACTATGACTTTATTGAACGAGTGA
- a CDS encoding helix-turn-helix transcriptional regulator, with product MKTRIKELRARYDLTQEELAKKVGVRRETILFLEKGKYNPSLKLAYTIAKVFDSTIEDVFILDDE from the coding sequence ATGAAAACCAGGATCAAAGAACTCCGAGCCAGATATGATCTTACTCAGGAAGAGCTTGCGAAAAAAGTAGGGGTTAGGAGAGAAACCATTTTGTTTTTGGAAAAGGGAAAGTATAACCCTTCCCTGAAATTAGCTTATACCATTGCAAAGGTTTTTGATTCAACCATAGAAGATGTATTTATTTTAGATGATGAATGA
- the fhcD gene encoding formylmethanofuran--tetrahydromethanopterin N-formyltransferase: protein MELNGVEIEDTFAEAFPIKISRILITAATKRWATVAAQEATGFGTSVIGCPAEAGIEKYADASETPDGRPGVYIQFCTFGFKSLEEQLLERVGQCILTAPTTAVFNGLPDAEKQFDTGRKLKYFADGTESETEVGGRKMHVIPMMEGDFLVEDTLGAVTAIAGGNFFIFGDTQMTTLTAAENAVDAIGAVDGTITPFPGGIVASGSKAGANKYKFLKATANEKFCPSIKDKVEGSEIPADVNCVYEIVINGLDFESIAKATEMGIRAAVAVPGIKKITAGNYGGSLGPHKFNLHDLF, encoded by the coding sequence ATGGAACTAAATGGAGTAGAGATCGAAGATACATTTGCAGAGGCATTCCCAATCAAAATTTCACGAATACTGATCACAGCAGCAACAAAGCGCTGGGCAACTGTTGCAGCACAGGAAGCAACAGGATTCGGAACATCAGTCATTGGATGTCCTGCTGAAGCCGGCATTGAGAAGTACGCGGATGCAAGTGAGACACCAGATGGCAGACCAGGTGTTTACATACAGTTCTGCACCTTCGGATTCAAGTCACTTGAAGAACAGCTTTTAGAGCGTGTAGGTCAGTGTATCCTCACAGCACCAACAACCGCAGTGTTCAACGGCCTTCCAGATGCAGAGAAGCAGTTCGATACCGGACGCAAGCTCAAATACTTCGCAGATGGAACAGAGTCTGAGACAGAGGTTGGCGGTCGCAAGATGCATGTTATCCCAATGATGGAGGGTGACTTCCTTGTAGAGGACACACTCGGTGCAGTAACCGCTATCGCAGGTGGTAACTTCTTCATCTTCGGTGACACACAGATGACAACACTTACCGCAGCAGAGAACGCAGTCGATGCGATCGGAGCTGTTGATGGTACCATCACACCATTCCCAGGCGGAATCGTTGCAAGCGGTTCAAAGGCAGGCGCAAACAAGTACAAGTTCCTCAAAGCAACTGCAAACGAGAAGTTCTGTCCAAGCATCAAGGACAAGGTAGAAGGCTCAGAGATCCCTGCAGACGTTAACTGTGTCTATGAGATAGTTATCAATGGTCTTGACTTCGAATCCATTGCAAAAGCAACCGAGATGGGAATAAGAGCAGCTGTTGCTGTTCCTGGTATCAAGAAGATCACCGCAGGAAACTACGGCGGAAGTCTCGGACCACACAAGTTCAACCTTCATGACCTTTTCTAA
- a CDS encoding DUF2178 domain-containing protein translates to MKIRKDKYTLRGLALILGMLVLGLILWQFQFYGGSAALIIIASILTVMFLHTATKPQEYFIRDERSVRINEKAGYHAFWILVMCIAILTMMDWFTEILYKDVSAPLYIIGMGSWVTLRWYYDKKGYETDP, encoded by the coding sequence ATGAAGATCAGGAAAGATAAATACACTTTGCGAGGTTTGGCTTTAATTCTGGGAATGCTGGTCTTAGGTCTGATTTTGTGGCAATTCCAGTTCTACGGGGGTAGTGCAGCACTCATTATTATAGCCTCAATTCTCACGGTAATGTTCTTGCACACCGCTACAAAACCTCAGGAATATTTTATACGTGATGAAAGGTCTGTAAGAATTAATGAGAAAGCAGGATACCATGCCTTCTGGATACTTGTAATGTGTATAGCGATTCTGACAATGATGGACTGGTTCACTGAGATACTTTACAAGGATGTGAGTGCACCTCTTTATATTATTGGGATGGGCTCATGGGTCACTCTGAGATGGTATTATGATAAAAAAGGTTATGAGACAGACCCATGA
- a CDS encoding TraB/GumN family protein, with product MESSKDKEVQLKESRLMTDSRTATSGYNYDTGSGSVYSGNGGGTFSQTPSLVSTERADPARPKPSEIIIVGTAHVSEKSVNEVTSAIENEKPDIVAVELCQGRYDSLKGEVKDSDLPIKDILSGGKIYYFLVHLLLAYVQKKIGDEMGVQPGAEMITAIDVAEANGAKVALVDRDIQLTLQRFWSKMSIFEKFNMLVALVSSALGIGGSKNIDIDNITDQDMVTTLINELRKASPNAATVLIDERDAYIAGNLLRLANGGNKKIIAVLGAGHKQGVEKYLKDPKSLPPISSLTELPQKRFSFMKIIGIGIVGIALATFGLIIMSGTSLELLLLAFGWWFIINGVLSAAGAALAKGHPYSVITAFFVAWLTSLNPLMAAGWFAGLMEAKQRNPTTADLKEMVKLESFKELQKNNFFRVVFVAALANVGSTIGTFLGAWVMLEVTGINKQDLLNAGLTAIGFN from the coding sequence ATGGAAAGTTCGAAAGATAAAGAAGTACAGTTAAAGGAAAGTCGATTGATGACCGATTCCCGTACTGCTACTTCTGGTTATAATTACGATACGGGTTCAGGCTCAGTTTATTCCGGCAATGGAGGTGGTACTTTTTCACAGACACCTTCCCTTGTTTCAACGGAAAGAGCTGACCCTGCTAGACCAAAGCCTTCTGAAATAATAATTGTGGGTACAGCTCATGTTTCAGAAAAGAGTGTCAATGAAGTAACAAGCGCTATTGAAAATGAAAAGCCGGATATTGTAGCAGTCGAGCTTTGTCAAGGCAGATACGATTCGCTTAAAGGAGAGGTAAAAGATTCAGACCTTCCGATCAAGGACATCCTGAGTGGCGGAAAGATCTATTACTTCTTGGTGCACTTGCTTTTGGCTTATGTACAGAAGAAGATCGGTGATGAGATGGGAGTTCAGCCAGGTGCTGAAATGATAACTGCCATCGATGTTGCAGAAGCCAATGGAGCTAAGGTCGCACTTGTTGATCGTGATATACAGCTTACACTGCAGCGTTTCTGGAGCAAGATGAGCATCTTTGAAAAGTTCAATATGCTAGTTGCACTTGTTTCTTCAGCTCTGGGAATTGGCGGTTCCAAGAATATAGATATTGATAATATTACTGATCAGGACATGGTAACGACTCTCATTAATGAGCTTCGAAAAGCTTCCCCGAATGCGGCTACCGTGCTCATTGATGAAAGGGATGCCTATATTGCAGGAAATCTTTTAAGACTTGCCAATGGTGGCAACAAGAAGATAATAGCAGTATTAGGTGCAGGCCACAAGCAGGGAGTTGAAAAATACCTTAAGGACCCGAAGTCTCTCCCTCCTATTTCTTCACTGACGGAATTGCCTCAAAAACGGTTCAGCTTCATGAAGATAATTGGTATTGGAATAGTGGGAATAGCTCTTGCAACATTTGGTTTGATCATTATGTCAGGAACCTCTCTCGAGTTGCTTCTTTTAGCATTCGGTTGGTGGTTTATTATTAATGGTGTGCTTAGTGCAGCGGGCGCTGCCCTTGCAAAAGGTCATCCGTATTCTGTTATCACCGCATTTTTTGTTGCATGGCTAACATCTTTAAACCCACTAATGGCGGCTGGATGGTTTGCAGGGCTTATGGAAGCTAAACAGCGAAACCCAACAACTGCCGATTTGAAAGAAATGGTGAAACTCGAGAGCTTCAAAGAGCTTCAGAAGAACAATTTCTTCAGAGTTGTCTTTGTAGCCGCACTTGCTAATGTCGGAAGTACCATAGGGACCTTCCTTGGTGCTTGGGTGATGTTAGAAGTAACAGGAATTAATAAACAGGATTTGCTTAATGCAGGATTGACTGCAATTGGATTTAATTGA
- a CDS encoding DUF2254 family protein, whose product MHKQLQEIFKFLNEPKWPNRITFYILFFACVSLAFILPIMLLSAFFPGYNFLHTGINPDNARYMLSALIQSLAAVVAIVITLSLVAIQLSAQSYSSRVIDVYRKTPDIWILISIYTTTIFFGLGTIKIIGTNTLPINGLFSLESFIFGTYFLGFFCFICLIPYIWNTLALLNPSVIVQLLAEDITEDKISKTEDEKRTTLNENDPVLPIIDIIISSIMKYDHTTVRSGANAIATRANEILNKKNEENISYHICEHLERVSMLALAKKEEEYCFILLGSLREIGRNAAENKFEEATKYAVMALGQIGGKTAENEWEGVTGSVIIGLGAIGEKTVDNELQGATGSVIITLNEIGKKAAENKFKYPTKYAVMALGQIGEKAAENGWEKATESVIIALGKTGEKAAENKLEWATESVVISLNEIGKKAKENEWYDIEKEANRTIEIIKQIIKFKSI is encoded by the coding sequence ATGCATAAACAATTGCAAGAGATATTTAAATTTCTTAATGAACCAAAATGGCCTAACAGAATTACATTTTATATCTTATTTTTTGCCTGTGTTAGCCTGGCTTTTATTTTACCAATCATGCTACTGTCAGCTTTTTTTCCGGGTTACAATTTTTTGCACACCGGAATTAATCCCGATAATGCCAGATACATGCTCAGCGCACTTATACAGAGTCTGGCGGCAGTAGTTGCAATTGTCATCACCCTGAGTTTGGTAGCAATCCAGCTCTCAGCTCAGTCATATTCATCGAGAGTGATAGATGTATACAGGAAAACCCCTGATATCTGGATACTGATATCAATTTATACAACAACTATCTTTTTCGGATTGGGCACAATAAAGATAATTGGAACCAATACATTACCAATAAACGGACTTTTTAGTCTTGAATCTTTTATTTTTGGCACTTATTTTCTGGGATTTTTTTGTTTTATCTGCTTGATACCGTATATCTGGAACACTCTTGCCTTGCTGAATCCTTCCGTGATTGTTCAACTGCTTGCAGAAGATATTACTGAAGATAAAATTTCAAAAACTGAAGATGAAAAAAGGACTACACTTAATGAAAATGATCCAGTGCTACCTATTATTGATATTATTATCAGTTCCATAATGAAATATGATCACACAACTGTGAGAAGTGGTGCAAATGCAATTGCAACCCGAGCAAATGAAATATTAAACAAGAAAAATGAAGAAAATATTTCATATCATATTTGTGAACACCTTGAAAGAGTAAGCATGTTGGCTCTGGCAAAAAAAGAAGAGGAATATTGTTTTATTTTACTAGGAAGTTTGAGGGAAATTGGTAGAAACGCAGCAGAAAATAAATTTGAAGAAGCAACAAAATATGCAGTGATGGCATTGGGTCAAATTGGGGGAAAAACAGCAGAAAATGAATGGGAAGGGGTAACAGGATCTGTAATTATAGGATTGGGTGCAATTGGGGAAAAAACAGTAGATAATGAATTGCAGGGGGCAACAGGATCTGTAATTATAACATTGAATGAAATAGGAAAGAAAGCAGCAGAAAATAAATTTAAATACCCAACAAAATATGCAGTGATGGCATTGGGTCAAATTGGGGAAAAAGCAGCAGAAAATGGATGGGAAAAGGCAACAGAATCTGTAATTATAGCATTGGGTAAAACTGGGGAAAAAGCAGCAGAAAATAAATTGGAATGGGCAACAGAATCTGTAGTTATATCATTGAATGAAATTGGAAAGAAAGCGAAAGAAAATGAATGGTACGATATAGAAAAGGAAGCAAATCGGACAATTGAAATAATCAAACAAATAATCAAATTCAAATCAATATAA